One genomic segment of Bacteroides caccae includes these proteins:
- a CDS encoding glycosyltransferase has translation MKEFSVLISVYAREQSDYLRSALHSVFEQTVPPTEVVLVEDGPLTTELEAVITDFCEKYNTLKIVRLAKNMGLGNALNIGLSACTYDLVARMDSDDLSLPNRFEAQLKVFEENPEVSVVGGWISEFDNDPQSIISYRKLPQTDRELRRMCQLKNPLNHMTVMFSKKEVLDAGGYQHFYLFEDYWLWARMIKNGVKLYNVQDVLVNVRGGSAMSARRGGWKYAKSEIRFQRKILQMGLISLHVFLRNVCVRFCVRMMPNGLRSLVYEKVLR, from the coding sequence ATGAAGGAGTTCAGTGTATTGATTTCAGTCTATGCACGTGAGCAGAGCGATTATTTAAGATCTGCCTTGCATAGTGTGTTTGAACAGACTGTGCCACCTACAGAAGTCGTATTGGTTGAAGATGGTCCATTGACAACTGAGCTGGAGGCTGTCATTACCGATTTTTGTGAGAAATATAACACTTTGAAAATAGTAAGGTTGGCTAAGAATATGGGGTTGGGCAATGCGCTGAATATAGGCTTATCCGCATGTACTTATGATTTGGTTGCACGTATGGATAGTGATGACCTATCGTTACCTAACCGGTTTGAAGCTCAATTAAAAGTATTTGAAGAAAATCCGGAAGTTTCTGTTGTAGGAGGATGGATTTCTGAATTTGATAATGATCCCCAAAGTATAATTTCATATCGGAAGCTTCCACAAACAGATAGAGAGCTTAGAAGAATGTGTCAGTTGAAAAATCCGTTGAATCATATGACAGTAATGTTTAGTAAAAAAGAAGTGCTTGATGCAGGAGGATACCAGCATTTTTACTTGTTTGAGGATTACTGGTTGTGGGCAAGAATGATAAAGAATGGGGTGAAATTGTATAATGTACAGGACGTGCTGGTCAATGTACGGGGCGGAAGTGCTATGTCTGCAAGACGCGGAGGATGGAAATATGCGAAAAGTGAAATACGGTTTCAAAGAAAAATATTGCAAATGGGCTTAATCAGTTTACATGTATTCTTAAGAAATGTATGTGTCCGTTTTTGTGTCCGTATGATGCCAAACGGTTTGAGGAGTTTGGTATACGAAAAAGTATTAAGGTAA